The Desulfomicrobium escambiense DSM 10707 genome includes a region encoding these proteins:
- a CDS encoding M23 family metallopeptidase gives MKGILVIILCIIAAGFAIPERIVIPVAGATPGDWNRKSFWHEPWGMSGVHKGIDIFGRRGTVVTSATAGIVFLSEASTEAATWP, from the coding sequence ATGAAAGGAATCCTCGTAATCATCCTGTGCATCATCGCCGCCGGTTTCGCGATTCCGGAAAGGATCGTGATCCCGGTGGCCGGAGCGACACCCGGCGACTGGAACCGGAAATCCTTCTGGCACGAGCCGTGGGGCATGTCCGGGGTCCACAAGGGCATCGACATCTTCGGGCGCCGGGGGACAGTCGTGACGAGCGCCACGGCGGGAATTGTGTTTTTGTCGGAAGCATCGACCGAGGCGGCAACGTGGCCGTGA
- a CDS encoding M23 family metallopeptidase encodes MLGPKWRQHYYADMDSVTTSALRLVPPGGELGTLGDTGNARGTPPHLHYSVARIFPDSWDIDGSTQGFWKAFYLDPDPYLRGTP; translated from the coding sequence ATGCTGGGGCCGAAATGGCGTCAGCATTATTACGCCGACATGGACTCCGTCACGACGTCAGCGCTTCGTCTTGTCCCGCCCGGCGGCGAACTGGGAACACTCGGTGATACCGGCAACGCGCGCGGCACGCCGCCCCATCTGCACTACTCCGTGGCGCGCATTTTTCCCGACTCGTGGGACATAGACGGTTCGACGCAAGGGTTCTGGAAGGCGTTCTACCTCGATCCTGATCCGTATCTCCGCGGCACACCGTGA